The nucleotide sequence ATCAGATTACATTAACATCAACTTCGTTCATATAAAAAAACTATTAACATAAAGTCATCCACATTTTACGTATTACAATTCAAACTAACTGGTTCAAGCATCTAATCCAGGATGTAAATTTTCCCTGTGTTACCACTACACGCAACTTTACTAGTCTCCTGTGGATTCCACGCCACCTGTGTTATTGGCTTATTACCAGGGATAGATATTGTGTTCAACAATCTAGTGGTTGTCCAATCCCATATATGCACTTTGCTCTTAGAGTCACCAGAGCAAACATAACGACCATCTGCAGAAAATGTCAGTCCAATACCGTAACCAGCAGACGTTTGTCCCTTAAACATCTTATTCGGATTTCTTCTATATTTAGGTTTCATACTATAGGTATATATCGTGTTATCCATACTTTGTGCGCAgaaattcttcttatcaGGATGAATATCGATTGAGGGCATAGAATATTGAGTAGTATCACTGATTTGTTTTATGGGAACATTGACTTGATTATCCCAAATCCTCACAGTTTTATCTTCAGAAGATGAGATAAATTTGGACCCATCTGGGAAAAACTTAAGAGCTAGAATGCTACTCATATGATGATCATATACCTGAACTCTTCCATCATTTTCAGATATTCGAGTGTCATAGTGAtatattttggaatttgcAAATCCCACAATAAACTCTGACGAATTGAATGGGCGAAATTTAACATCATTGGGAGTACTTTTGAAATGTAATTTAGTTTTTACCTTACCTTGTTCTGTATCCCATATCTTTATCGTGTGATCAAACGATGAACTAATAAAATTGGTACCATCATCGTTGAAatctaatgaattgatGGCCTTTGAGTGACCCTTATAATCTCTTAATAAATTTCTCTTATGATAAAAATCCCATACTTTAACAATATTGTCATTCCCACCGGAAAGAAGCAAATTTCCAGAATTTGGCAGAAATGTCAAACTTGTAGTACCATTTGTATGCCCATCCATAGCAtattttatctttttcGGTAGGAAGCATTTGAATGATAAGGGCGGCTTGTTCAGACTAGTTCCAACGTCAATGGGTGGATGAATAATACCTCTTCCTTGATAATCTTTTTCGGCATCTCCATAAAATTGACTGCTTTCCTTGAATGGCTCATATGGTATGTctgaatcatcatcactttCTATCATGATTTCCGTGTTCATGTCATGCTGTCCACTTTCTTTCTCAATCCCATCAGCACTATCCTCGTCACTCTCTGACCAAGAACCCCATGGTCCTTTTGCTGCTCGTTTTtgtcttctttttttcaattctgactttgtatatttatattttcttttcttgatCGACGTTCCTCCATTATTGTTTTTTGTTCCTGTGAGAACGTCATGAAGTCCCCCATTGTCTGCACAGTTTAATAGTTCTTGGgaactttcttcatcaccCATCTCTTCAAAAATGGCTTCTTCCTCTGTTGAGTTGATCTTGAATATAATTAGCGTTAATGCTActtaaaaaattttcagttTTTTATGTTCTTAACTTTAATTCACAACGGTGCCGCTAGCATATCCAAGTTAACTTGGCAAGTTAAGAACCTTTTTAAAGATTAAAATGTTTTCTTATATAAGAAAGCTATCATTCACTACTAGAATCTTATTTTAATGCAGTTACATCCTCTAAATATACACGTGTGAGTCTCAATTATTGTATCTACTTTTCTTTGGACCCTTCCCACCcttcttttttaatttggATACTATGTTCGAAATATCGCTGGTTTCATTTGCTTGATTGTCCATCAATGAATGgcttcttttctttttttgaGCGTTCTTACTTGAACGTTTACTACGCTCCTTCAAAATCTCCTTCATTGCTGGCGTTTCCTTAAATTCTGGTCTGGATGGATCAATTGCAAAATCATGATCTTCAAAGACTTCTTTGAATCTTGGATCGTTCAAATCTGGCTTAAAGTTATCCTCAACGATTCTTCTCTTATCCTGATATTTGCCCTTCTTACTCTTCTCTTTCTCAGATCTTAAAATTTCCTTCATGTTAAAGTGTGcctttttatttatacCAGTTTCAgtatcatcttcatcatccatcATCAACAATTCTAGTTCGGCCTTAGATTTAGCAGTGCTTGCATCTCCCTCAGTGGAATCGTTATGCTTCTTCCCCTTCAAAGATTTCAGcttatctttcttttccttttgtgcattatttttcagctccttcaatttttgttttcttgCTTTACGACGTTCCTTCTCCTTTCTTGCTACTTTCTCTATAGTCGTTTCTTCATGTTCCTCAGTTTTTTCAACTCCTTCACTTAGACCAGGATCAAATGTAATTTCCATATCGACCTCCTCATCTTCCCCTTCCAATGTATCTTTGGAACCAAATATTGGTTGATTACCAATTCTAAGAGAGTCCCCAACAAGagattttaatttattcttAGCATCCTGGTTtacttcatcttcagaGCCATCACTATCCGAAGCAAGGTAAGCTTTGAAGTCCATATCTTCTATCTCTTTTTGGGTAAATGCTCTCTTGGCCACTTCTACTCTTTCTGCTGGCGTTTCATCCCATGTCAATTTAACATTCGAGTGTTGCAAGGCATCTGTACTAAATTGATGTGGTTTATAATTCTTAGGTAGGCTAGAACATTGATCTCTTGGTTCATCATCGAAATCCATGCCATCTGGAACATATCTTAAATCAAACATATTTGCAGTAGATTCATATTCAGTACCATCACAATTCTCGTAAATCGCACGGGCGGCTTCGACACTATTGCAGTACACAACAGCGTAATAATATCTTAAACGTTCCAGTTGATATTGACGTAATGCTCTGGTATCCACATCTTTATCAGCATCCCCTTCTTCATACAAATCTTTAATGTCAACATCGGAATCATCAGAGTCACTTTCAACAGAAGCCCTCTTAccttttttcttcttcttctggaaAAGTTCTCTTGGTGGACCTTCGGTCTCTTCACGTTGCATTCTTTCTTTACCAAATTCACTTGGTAAAACCacaattttttctattttacCACCCTTTGGTAAAAACCCTGAAAATGTTATCATCAAATCTGAAGATCTAACATGATCCCAATCTAGATTAACAACTGCTAATGTCTTAGTGGCATCACCTGTTTCTGGTGTGGCTTCGTCCACTTCGATTTCTGATTCACCTTCACTTTCAAGGTCACTCTCACCAGAATCTTCTGATTCAGATGAGGTATATTCGTCTGATGAACTAACGTAATCTGCTGGCACTTCTCCACGGGCACGATCAACAGTAACAGTTTCAAtctcctcttcttctttcttttcatccGCTGATTCTCCCTCCTTTTCGAAATACTTATcgaaatctttcaattccttaTTATTCATATCATTGTCTTCGTGGATCTTTCTACCATATTTATCAACTTTAGCCTTGCGCCTAATTTCCAAATCCTTCTTACTAAATCTCTCATCTAATTTAATCTTCAAGTTTTTATTCTTGGTTTTTCTAAACTTTGGATCATTATAGATACCAGAAAATCTAGAATCATCAGTTCCCTTTGTTGAGTTATCTTCAGACATCGTTGAAATCTCCTgctttgattttgaagtgTACAATTATAACATATATAACTATCAGCTCTCTTTTCATTgcgatgagatgagatgtactttttcaaaaattttcagaaaGTATGCAAACAAACGTTAGACACGACACAATTTTGCCGCCGAGACTAGAAAATATCTATATATCATTATGATTTCAGTTCTCTTGAAAGTTTTTATTATACAGGGTATATGACTTCTATTTTTTAGATTTGGTCTTCTTCACCAACTTCTTTTTTATATGCTTCTTGACTTTTGTCTTCCTCTTCTCTCGCTTGGCATCCTTGGCCTCCTGTTTCCTTAGCTTTTTGGCATCTTTATCTTCATACCTCTTCCCCTTGAGAACCTTCTCCTCTGATTCGTACccttcatcgtcatcatcctcgccatcaaaatcttcttcagatatctcatcttcttcatccGTAGTCGCGTCTTGTGccttcaaatcaaattgTTCGGCAGCAGAGAAgttcttttcattatcatgGGCAATTAGACTCTTTAACAAATCAAACTTACCATCGGTATATCTATCAAAATCTCTTTCTTCTAGACCTTCCAAATTTCTAACCAAGTATAATGATCTAAAGATTTCATCTTCTGCCTCATCCTGCTCAGACTTCTTTATGGGCAAATTTTGAGCCACATAGTCTCTCAAATCATTATAGTCACGATAATCACCATTAAAATTCTCCAAGGTGTCAGAAATGATAAACTGGAAGATAACTCTCTCAGGGAAAATATCGATACCCATTTTCTCAAAATAGAAattaatattcttaatatcCATTCTTAAGAAATCCAAACTCATTGGATGCTCTGGTTCCACACTTTGAGAGACATCAATAATATACATCTTATCTTTATGGATCAATATGTTATATTCTGAAAGATCCGCATGCACCAAACGGCAAATTTGATACATCAATCTCATATAGGCAACTATCGTATGGTagtaatgaaaaatttcctCTCTGTCTTTGTAAGGATGATCCTTTAAACGAGGAGACGCAAACCCATCTCCACGGCCCAGAAACTCCATGACAAGAACATTGTTTTTCACTTCAATGGGTTTGGGAACAGGGATAACACCACTTTGatatattcttcttaagTTACGAAATTCCTTTTCTGCCCAGATCTTAATCATCTTTCTAGGATTGTGCTGAGATCTGGAATTTCTAAAACGGAATTCACCATCCACATAACGCTCACGGTCTTTAAACACAAGAATAGAggttttgaaaatttttacTGCGTATTCTTTCTTATCTTGAGAAACTTTGGTTAACATTTCTGGTCGAAGTTcagtttccaatttttccttcaagTTATGGTCAATAGGTAGGtcgtcttcatcttcttcattttcatcttcatcttcatcctcttcctcCTTAGCTTCAAGAACAACATCGGCATGTAGTTTAGAGTCCCCCGCAAATGCATGATATACATTAGCCTCTTTACCAGTACTTAAGCACCCATTAAAATCCGAGATAACACCTCTACTAGTCAACGCCTTTAAAAACCTCATCGTTCTGGGGTCCAAAACATTCTCAACCGTAGCTCTGTTGGCCTTGTCCTTATTAGTTTTACTTCTGGTGAAAGACATCTCATCTGTCTTAAATTTGTGTTCATACTTGTCTAAGATCTTATTATTGGCATGTTCCGTGCGAGGTTCATTAGATATATTCAACCTATCAAATTTGTCTTCTAGGGACATTGTTATGCTTTATATGATACaatattcttatttaaCCAACGATCCTTCCATTATGTAAATGCCAACTGCTGAATGAAGAGTTTTCACCTCATCGCTTTTCCGCCTAAGAATTTTTTCACGTCTTTGAGATTTCTGTACTGACTTCTTTCCATTCACACAAACAATATCAACACAGAAAGGAGCCACCTATCACCAAAATGGCACACCATTCTATCACTCTACCAAAAGTATGATATCCTACTTTATATATCTTTACGTTTATCCCTTTTCCCGGATTCAAATTACTAACGACTGCAGTGCTTCCAGTCCTTTTTTGGAATCATTCCATTATACTTGGGTGTCGAAATCGTCCTAGGGATCACtatcttcaataaatgtAGTGGAGCGTACGGTATCCTTGCCTTGTTTACGGGTCATCCGCTAGATTTTGTCCAATGGGTCTTTTACTTATGGTCCATATTTACATTGATTATATTTGCTCAAGGACTTTACGAGATCCATAAGCCAACGTTGCTAACGTTTTCTCAAATACTCGTCTTTTACTCATTGGACACTATTTGCACATGCATTTTTACCTTGTGGTTCACCTCTCAATGGTTTCAAACAGAACCAACGGGCACAGAGGAGGCCTtgcaaagaagaaatgaaaGCTTGGAGAGCCAAGGTGCCACCGAGGCATATGAATATATGATGACTATATTTATCACACTGGTAACTTTAACATTTAGGCTCtatttcaattgtttaCTGGCTGCTTTTGTCCAAGAATTATTGCATCACCCCAAATATTTGGTGGACCAGGATGACGTGGAacaagatttgaagaataaacCTGTTTGGAAGAGATGGTGGAttaaaaatcaaaaatgGAGTTATAAGGTGTGTAGTCATTTACTTGCCTGATACAAAAAATTCTGATTGTTCGTGCCTAGACATTGCTTTTCTTTCATACTTTATATTTATAGACTAAAATATACACACTAAAACTGTAAGGTAAATTTCAGTTCTTTCTTCTGAGAAGACGATATCTTCATCGCTAAATAGATGAATATCTGTAAGATTTTGTATAGACGTCATAAATTACGTAAAACAATAGAACAAATCTCGGAATTTTGcagattgaaaaatttcaataaggGGGAACTTAAAAAGAGACAATTGACAAAAGAAGCTTGTTAGAGTTAAGTCACTCACACCATCAACaaccaaaaataaataactAGAAAAAATGACTGTTACTTTGAAAGCATCCACTGCTACATTAAAATTGAACACCGGGGCCAATATTCCTGAAATTAGTTTAGGTACATGGCGTTCCCTTGGTGCCACAGATGGGTACGACTCCGTCATTGCTGCTCTGAAGGCTGGTTACAGACATATCGATACCGCTGCAATTTATGGTAATGAGGATCAAGTTGGGAAGGCCATTAGAGATTCTGGTATTCCACGTGAAGAAATCTTTGTCACTTCTAAATTATGGAATACTCAACAACATAACCCTGCAGGTGCCTTGAAGGATACCTTAAGTCGTTTAGGTTTGGATTACTTAGACTTGTATTTGATGCACTGGCCAGTCACTTTTAATACAAGAAATGTTAAGGGAACCGATTTCATGGTCATTCCtaagaatgaaaatggGAAGCCTGATATTGAAATGGATACTTGGAATTTCGTGAAGACTTGGGAATTGATGCAAGAATTACCAGCCACAGGAATGACCAAAGCTGTTGgtgtttccaatttctcCATTAATAACTTGAAAGAACTGTTAACTTCCCCAGGTAACAAATTGACCCCTGCTGcaaatcaaattgaaattcaCCCTTTATTGCCTGAACATGATTTGATTAAATTTTGTAGAGAAAAAGGAATCATGATTGAAGCTTATTCTCCATTGGGTAGTATTAATGCTCCAATTTTAAAAGAGCCAAAGATTATCGAAATCTCCAAGAAGTTAGATGTCCCCCCAGCTCAATTGATTATTAGCTGGCATGTACAGAGAGGTTATGTAGTCTTGGTGAAATCAACTCATGAGGAAAGAATCATTGCCAATCGTAAAGTATTTACTCTATCAAAAGAAGATTTCGAAGCTATCAAAAACCTGGCCAAAGAGAAAGGAACTCTGAGAGTGGTTGACCCAGACTGGTCACCATTCCCATTGTTTAAGTAGTTAGCTATTTTTTATAAACAATTTATTATAAAGTTATTCTCTCGACCATTCTAGAAGCGGTACGTTTGATCATATACTCCTACATATAATGTGTACTAGTTTTGTCTTCTAAACTTGAATTTCGGACCATaatcatcgtcatcatcatcatcgtagtcgtcgtcgtcgtcatcatcatcatgaTCAGCTATTAGCGTTTTATGCTGCCTGGAGCCTGGCTTCTTAGGTGGAGATTTTCTAGGCCTCTTATAAGATTTCGGATCCATGTCTATCATTTGAGAGTTTTGGGAATGATGTGTGTAATTGTTTAATGCATCCTTATTCTCTTTATAGGGTTCATCAAGACGTACCGCAACAGAGTCGACATTTTCTTGATGATTTGGTATATTGATACTATCAAggtcatcttcatcaacgACGAATAATCCATTATTAGCAGTTGTTTTCTTGGCATTCGCCATAGATCTTCTAAATGAAAAAGACTGtccttcatcatcactaAAATCTGGTTGTGTATCTTTAATTCTTGCAGATTGACTGTCAATTTGTAACCGTCGTTGAGATAATTGACTTGAAGGAATAAAGTCATTAACAACAGGTGGAATTGCTAGGTCCCCATCaccattttcaatgttttctCTCTCATAATCATGATGCTCATAcatatcttcatcatcatttggAACATTATTGTATTGTCCAGTGAATTTTTTCATCGGAACATAATTCCTTGTAATGAGAAACGCATTGTTTCTGATTAAATCAGTAGTATCTGATTCAGTATCctttttcatatattttggatatatttttacaaattttttgaagttCTTCCTCCTTGACCATTCTCTTGCAGTTTTGTCACTGTCTTCGCCAGTAGGGGTCCGGCACTCACAACGTGATGCTTTTTTTCGTATTAGACTTTGGTTAGGTTCAACAATTACCAAACTACCTAGTTGGTTGATTGCCCCTTCAGTTAATTCATCGGTATCTATTTCAACCATCGTTGATTTTAATCTTGTCACTTCCCGATTTTTGGTTTCCTGAATGGCTTGTACAAACGATTTGGGTTCTTCCAATGAATTTGACTTgagattttttttttccttatgatttgaaaccaaGGCTTGTGTGGAGGGTACCTGTGGAGTATTAGGTCTTTCAACCCCGTTTCCTGTTAAAACTTCTGGAGTTGGTGTTGCTGCTACAGATCCAATTTCActgtttttgttttgttcaGTATGCTCTAAGGGTTGCGTACTTTTACTCTGGATAACAGGAACAGCTGTAGTTGGCccttcttgaatatttttgttGTGGTCCGCCTCTAATACCTCTTTTAAAACAATAGGTTCTGAGTGAATCAGTGGCTGAGAATTTCCAGAAGGTTGGGTAAGACCATTGTTAGTTCTGAATTTATCTGATTCTGCACTTTCGTCCTTTGTAGCTTGTGCAGTCTCTTGAACTGCTGGTGATCCTATCTTTGGACTTGCACCCCCTGCAAAAAATGCCAAACTATCTAACGGTTTTACTCTTTGTCTATttaatcttctttttttcactATTGGGTTAACTAGTGTTGCTTCCCCAGGATCTCTGTTCGATAgtacattttttttgtcATTATGTATTGAATCGACAGTGTGATGACTAGGTTGTATATTTGTTTTACG is from Naumovozyma castellii chromosome 6, complete genome and encodes:
- the RIO1 gene encoding protein kinase RIO1 (ancestral locus Anc_5.432) — encoded protein: MSLEDKFDRLNISNEPRTEHANNKILDKYEHKFKTDEMSFTRSKTNKDKANRATVENVLDPRTMRFLKALTSRGVISDFNGCLSTGKEANVYHAFAGDSKLHADVVLEAKEEEDEDEDENEEDEDDLPIDHNLKEKLETELRPEMLTKVSQDKKEYAVKIFKTSILVFKDRERYVDGEFRFRNSRSQHNPRKMIKIWAEKEFRNLRRIYQSGVIPVPKPIEVKNNVLVMEFLGRGDGFASPRLKDHPYKDREEIFHYYHTIVAYMRLMYQICRLVHADLSEYNILIHKDKMYIIDVSQSVEPEHPMSLDFLRMDIKNINFYFEKMGIDIFPERVIFQFIISDTLENFNGDYRDYNDLRDYVAQNLPIKKSEQDEAEDEIFRSLYLVRNLEGLEERDFDRYTDGKFDLLKSLIAHDNEKNFSAAEQFDLKAQDATTDEEDEISEEDFDGEDDDDEGYESEEKVLKGKRYEDKDAKKLRKQEAKDAKREKRKTKVKKHIKKKLVKKTKSKK
- the CDC40 gene encoding Cdc40p (ancestral locus Anc_5.429) — its product is MGDEESSQELLNCADNGGLHDVLTGTKNNNGGTSIKKRKYKYTKSELKKRRQKRAAKGPWGSWSESDEDSADGIEKESGQHDMNTEIMIESDDDSDIPYEPFKESSQFYGDAEKDYQGRGIIHPPIDVGTSLNKPPLSFKCFLPKKIKYAMDGHTNGTTSLTFLPNSGNLLLSGGNDNIVKVWDFYHKRNLLRDYKGHSKAINSLDFNDDGTNFISSSFDHTIKIWDTEQGKVKTKLHFKSTPNDVKFRPFNSSEFIVGFANSKIYHYDTRISENDGRVQVYDHHMSSILALKFFPDGSKFISSSEDKTVRIWDNQVNVPIKQISDTTQYSMPSIDIHPDKKNFCAQSMDNTIYTYSMKPKYRRNPNKMFKGQTSAGYGIGLTFSADGRYVCSGDSKSKVHIWDWTTTRLLNTISIPGNKPITQVAWNPQETSKVACSGNTGKIYILD
- the KEI1 gene encoding Kei1p (ancestral locus Anc_5.433), with protein sequence MAHHSITLPKCFQSFFGIIPLYLGVEIVLGITIFNKCSGAYGILALFTGHPLDFVQWVFYLWSIFTLIIFAQGLYEIHKPTLLTFSQILVFYSLDTICTCIFTLWFTSQWFQTEPTGTEEALQRRNESLESQGATEAYEYMMTIFITLVTLTFRLYFNCLLAAFVQELLHHPKYLVDQDDVEQDLKNKPVWKRWWIKNQKWSYKVCSHLLA
- the XRS2 gene encoding Xrs2p (ancestral locus Anc_5.435), with product MWVLRYQYDLEDGSTQKISRCIQKSVCYTIGRSNKNHLSIKNDKSISRQHLSLKWEDRNDIHIINQGKLTYIGEQYLDVGQSLTFGNVNSLSIKLGTKPVMVHLEFYSSNWLIPNGLTQFHETLKDFGVNVATQIPVDQKTQIDLIVDEINGSGLIPLWGFMKDIPVKKPQFFSTACEILSSNDNDFDNSWHRLQETSNTLFCSHYISLKDRSRLFENYVILILFDNETNKDAVKTLKTALNLGGAIVNDFSDLNASKDYINNLKPTTNQHICLVKFGSFKSPNDQLPDLEYFKLEDIITAIRDDKIMKLITTIPEREQVMNQDVSLIPEITYPSDRKTNIQPSHHTVDSIHNDKKNVLSNRDPGEATLVNPIVKKRRLNRQRVKPLDSLAFFAGGASPKIGSPAVQETAQATKDESAESDKFRTNNGLTQPSGNSQPLIHSEPIVLKEVLEADHNKNIQEGPTTAVPVIQSKSTQPLEHTEQNKNSEIGSVAATPTPEVLTGNGVERPNTPQVPSTQALVSNHKEKKNLKSNSLEEPKSFVQAIQETKNREVTRLKSTMVEIDTDELTEGAINQLGSLVIVEPNQSLIRKKASRCECRTPTGEDSDKTAREWSRRKNFKKFVKIYPKYMKKDTESDTTDLIRNNAFLITRNYVPMKKFTGQYNNVPNDDEDMYEHHDYERENIENGDGDLAIPPVVNDFIPSSQLSQRRLQIDSQSARIKDTQPDFSDDEGQSFSFRRSMANAKKTTANNGLFVVDEDDLDSINIPNHQENVDSVAVRLDEPYKENKDALNNYTHHSQNSQMIDMDPKSYKRPRKSPPKKPGSRQHKTLIADHDDDDDDDDYDDDDDDDYGPKFKFRRQN
- the ESF1 gene encoding pre-rRNA-processing protein ESF1 (ancestral locus Anc_5.430) — translated: MSEDNSTKGTDDSRFSGIYNDPKFRKTKNKNLKIKLDERFSKKDLEIRRKAKVDKYGRKIHEDNDMNNKELKDFDKYFEKEGESADEKKEEEEIETVTVDRARGEVPADYVSSSDEYTSSESEDSGESDLESEGESEIEVDEATPETGDATKTLAVVNLDWDHVRSSDLMITFSGFLPKGGKIEKIVVLPSEFGKERMQREETEGPPRELFQKKKKKGKRASVESDSDDSDVDIKDLYEEGDADKDVDTRALRQYQLERLRYYYAVVYCNSVEAARAIYENCDGTEYESTANMFDLRYVPDGMDFDDEPRDQCSSLPKNYKPHQFSTDALQHSNVKLTWDETPAERVEVAKRAFTQKEIEDMDFKAYLASDSDGSEDEVNQDAKNKLKSLVGDSLRIGNQPIFGSKDTLEGEDEEVDMEITFDPGLSEGVEKTEEHEETTIEKVARKEKERRKARKQKLKELKNNAQKEKKDKLKSLKGKKHNDSTEGDASTAKSKAELELLMMDDEDDTETGINKKAHFNMKEILRSEKEKSKKGKYQDKRRIVEDNFKPDLNDPRFKEVFEDHDFAIDPSRPEFKETPAMKEILKERSKRSSKNAQKKKRSHSLMDNQANETSDISNIVSKLKKKGGKGPKKSRYNN
- the NCAS0F03380 gene encoding uncharacterized protein (ancestral locus Anc_5.434), translated to MTVTLKASTATLKLNTGANIPEISLGTWRSLGATDGYDSVIAALKAGYRHIDTAAIYGNEDQVGKAIRDSGIPREEIFVTSKLWNTQQHNPAGALKDTLSRLGLDYLDLYLMHWPVTFNTRNVKGTDFMVIPKNENGKPDIEMDTWNFVKTWELMQELPATGMTKAVGVSNFSINNLKELLTSPGNKLTPAANQIEIHPLLPEHDLIKFCREKGIMIEAYSPLGSINAPILKEPKIIEISKKLDVPPAQLIISWHVQRGYVVLVKSTHEERIIANRKVFTLSKEDFEAIKNLAKEKGTLRVVDPDWSPFPLFK